In Amblyomma americanum isolate KBUSLIRL-KWMA chromosome 8, ASM5285725v1, whole genome shotgun sequence, the DNA window TAGAAAAGAAAGCCTATCTGGAAATGTAGTTACCATGACTCCCATCGAGCGATTTTTTCAGTGCATTATAAACATTTTCAACATTTTTATCGCACCTCTAAGCACAGCTAACCGCCGCCCATAACTCGCCTGCTACTTATTTTAATTCTTGTACACCTGTTACTCACCCCGCAGTTCCAAACTGGCAGCTCAAGTGGGATCGAAGCGCTGGCGTTTAGGGTCGTGAGCAGCGTCCATTAGCTAGCAAATAGCGTCGCTGACAATGTAAAAATGAAACAAATGCGAATCAGCCTCTTCGCATAAGTGGGCGCAAAGGCGCGGGAAGGATCTATAATGTTAAGGAGAAAATTAAGcgtcttgtatttttttgtttggcCATCTATGACACTCCTGACGGTGACTCAAAAGTTTCCTCATTTAGTGCGAAAATGAGAGAGCCAAGCTCTCATTTTCACATAATCTCATATCATAATGTCGTATTAAGAGCAGATTTTTTTAACAATCTCCACGAGCACAATATTTTGGGAACTCAATTCTAGAGTGGGGAAGAATGAGGAACGAGAGATATACTGCACGTATATACGTACGCTATATTTGGACAAATAAGGAAAACAGGTGCTAGCATCACGTGAACACAACGACGTCAAAGCAGCCGCGCTCAGCACGCCAGCTTGTAAAGCAAGCATGTAAAGACAGGTAAGAAATTTATAGGTTCTACCTCTGAAGACAGTGAAGACGAAGAATAGCTTCCTCAGAGCTTCTACCTCTCAATACAATTAAGACGAATAAATGAACCAAATTACAATTGATCATTCCTACTATATTCAGACAGAATATCTTAttaaaaaatgctgctgctaacaGGCCAATTCATCATTCCTTCTGATGTCCAGATACAaaatctaaaaagaaaaaattgtggcTGCTAGCAGGCCATTCCGCCAAACATATGCTAAAAGTGATGGAATATCTTAAATCACGACTGTTTTTCAACTTCCCTTTCACTGAAATGTTGTTGTCGAAATTGTGATGCAGGTCAGTAGTGATTGATGGCCCGCCATGATGAGTCAACGGTTCTGGCGTCTGGCTGCAGAACTCAAGGCCGTGAGACACAGGCCTAGTTTATAATATTATAGATATTATTGTTTTATAGATTCACAATACCTGGTCCGACACAAACCGCAAAAGACCTATACCCCTAAAAACACCAACCCTTATTCCATGTCAGCTATGAATGGCCACAAGCCTTCCAGTCCTAAATCCGACATAAATCCGTATTTTGGTCTCTACAAATCCAGTTGAAAACCACGGTTTATGGCATAAGGAGTTTAACGTCCAAGTGCGATCgaggctatgaaggatgccgtagtggagggctccggataaattcgaACGCCTAGgattttttacgtgcactgacatcgcacagtacacacgtCCGCAACCGCCACACTCGAACACGTGTATTTTGGGTGAGgcgccgagcaccataacctctGATCCACCGCGGTGGATTCCACAGACAGGATCATTGAACATACAATACCTACTTATGCACCTGTGCAGGCGTATTTACATTACCTGCTGATAGACAGGAATTCACCAAGTAACTCAAGATGGTACTTAAGGCAGTTAAAGTAGCTCAAAAGCTGTCTTTCGCTGGTTGGAGCTTTATCCTTAGCTGTGGCCCAAGTTTACTGTTTCTTTCCGTTAACGGACTAGATGACTTGCGCACGTTCCAGCATACCCTGATGCCCGGTGTCCTTGGGCGCTGGCATCTAAACCATTGAAGCAAGGCGTGGATAGCCATTGCCGCTTCCATCGCCTccggttgtgtgcgtgtgtggtgtACATATCATGACCATGTTAAAGGGGCATAGATGGCGCCGTGGGTTACACAAATGGCATGTAAACACTGCTCCCGTatttgctgggccacagccaATGATGCGCGCTTAGTACTTTCCGAACAATGCCTAACGATCCCCTTACGGCGGCCTGCGTTTCTGCGTCTTCCTAGGCGCCAACCACTTCGCAGTCTCCGAGTGGCTCACAACGTTTTCCCATATGTTTGCATTGTGGTCTCACGATACGTAGGGTGGTATCAGAGAGGCTGAAGAATCCCAACGTACCCGGGCTAGTGGGGGCTTCCGAGCTACGGCCAGGATGGTCCTGGATCCACGTTCCTGGCCGCCTCCGACAAGTTGTCACATCCAAAGCGCAGGTCGCCTTCCCTGCGAAGGTGTAGAGCACATCGGGTTAATTAGCTCGGAGGGATAATTAGCTCGGCGGTAAGCGCTTCTCGGTTCCTAAAGATGCTGAACCACGAAATCCCACTTCGCTTCGCCTCCATGTCGGTGGCGCATAGATCTGGATCTTGGCATGAACGAGATCTCGTTACGCGTAGCGTTTGCGGCTACACTATGAAAACAATAATCCCTATGTtggagtaaaaaggaagcaagCTGTCCTGTAGCGTAGGGAGGGCGCTAAAGGACAAATTACTCCCTTTCTACTCCTTTTCGTTTTAGAGCATCGCTAAGAGCGCGCTTTGGCTCCGTTCCACCCGATTCAGCCTTCCGCGCTCTGGCCTCACGCTTACGTGCAAGCGTTCCGAGCAGGTGGCTTTCTGTTCCCTTTGTCCGTTCTATTAGTTGCACCAGCCACGCGAGTCACCCGCTTTCCCACTCACCACAGTCCTAAAGGAGCGAGAAGGGAGCAGGCTGGAGAGGCGAGTGCTAGGAAGACATCAGCGACTTCATTTCGCTTGACGTACGCGACCTGATTATTGCAGGATGGACACCTTTACCTGTCGGCTGCGAGTCGCGCATCAATGTACGAGGACAAGGAATTCTACAGGAATCCGTCGACTTTGACGACGCCTGGCACTGATGGTGGCAACAATGTATGAAAGTGTAAAGAGCAGTGATAAGGCGAGGAAACTTGAAAGCCCTTTATAGAAATGTGTTACCCATCTGGCTTAAAACATTACCGATCGCTCATAGAATCCGCACTCCATTATTGTTTGTTGTTCTGGTGCAACACTACAAAGCAGAATCCCACCTCATTGTTTATGGCAAAAAAAATGCGATTCGCTCCCTTTGTGTACAGACCCATTATCATATGTTTCTGAAGTCAAAAATACACCGTTTAGATGACATTATTTCACTTCTTACTGCTGTGTTTGTTTACGGGGAAATATGAATTTTGGATTCAACATTCATAAAACATGATGCACACCACCTCAGACACACAGGTCATGCAACTCGTCGCATTTGAACTATGGTATGAAGGTGACCTCTGTTTTTCGGTTGTTAAGGGCCTTTCCTCTACATCTTATCTCAGGATTTTAAAACCGCTGTTTGATTGAAACCTGTTGTTGAGCTatttcagtagaacacgttcttgggcgcCTGTCtagtgtcttcctttcctgtgtgctttGTTTTTGTACACGTAATCTACTCAAATTGTTGAGCTATCTGGTTTCAGCTGTTGGTACATGACATGTTTCAATTACCTGGTTGGCTAGAGGCGTTATGTTTCATGTACTTGATGCTTTGTTACTTCGTCCAAGACCCGTCAAGCAGTCTTAACTGCCCTTAGCTATGGACTCCAGGATTTTTTtgataattaaaaaaataagcgAATTCTAAAAAAACGCCACTGTTGAACCTGAGGCCGGTAATCTTGTGCTAACTGGAAATCCCGCGTGGTTTCTCTACGGTACGACACTCCGCTTGGCCACGCTAGCTCCGCTAAGCCTGGCGGGTGagcgcactgcgcatgcgcacttcagCGCCAGCTTAGTAGGGAGTGAAAACCGGTCTTAGCACTGCATCTGTAGTCTCGGCAAGCTGCACCATCTCGGGCTGCCCCGAAGGATATCGTGCCGTTTGCAGAAGAGCTGCTGCGGGTGGCTGCAAGTGCAATGGAAGCGAGAGTTGCAGTCGGATGCACCGTGCATACAATGTCTGCACTTCAGCAGCCAACGTACGCCAGCGACAACGCCAACGCGTCTTTAAACTCGCATACCAATGCACGGTCATAGGTCATATTGAAACTTATTGGAGGCATCATTGCGAACGCGGTAAGTGACGTCATCGTCTTCGAACATCAACACCAGAAATATCGGCCCTGCTGCACGCCCCAAAAGTATTGCAGTTAGCAAGAATAAAACAGGGGCTCACTGGAAACACTTCACAAGGCCAATCTGCTTATGCGCGCCTCTTTGCCTCCAGCTCCactcatcgtcatcgtcatcagcctgactacgctcagtGCAGGGCTAAGGCATCCCCCATGTGTCTATAATTAAccatgtcttttgccagctgcgcccagccTACACCCGCAAACATGATCTCACACGCATacgtaatcttctgccgcccctctgctacgcttaacttctcttggaatccactctattTCGCTTAAGGAATACCGGTGATCTTGCTTTCAGGTTACATGCCCCGCCCATattttccttttgatttcgactaggacgtccttaacccgcgtttgttccctcacccgctatGCTTGCTTCCGGTCTCTGAACGTTACACACATCATtgttctttccacagctcgctgcatgcgttgtccttagcttaagctaaCTGTGTCCAAAAACAGATTAAGTGGCGCCATTTGTCCGAGAAATAGATGACTTACCAGGGGCGCAGTGGCTCTGGAATGGCACGCATCTGGTTTTCGCCCAGTCGCGGCGCAGTTATTTTACGCGACCGGCTCGCTCCGACCCGAACTGCGCAAAGAGAATCATTTAAAAACTTTTACTCATCTCTGTAAGGAAGCAAAGTTCGAAgccaaaaaattacaggattgtaCTTGCATCCATAAAACCGGATATGCAAAATattttccctttcttctctttcttgctCCATTTCTCAATAATTTTTATCATTGGAATTGTTGCTGttctctttgtttttatttttgtttatattgTGTTCTGTTTTCAGTTTTATTCTTTATACTATATTTATAtaacttgtttttctttttattcctgaATTTTGTTTATTATTCGTATTTTTATCGAAGGTTTTGCTATCAACACATTCATGCAGAACCCGTTTCACACGCAGCAATTATATAGATAATCTTAATTACAATTCGTCAACCAAATTGCTCCCATTTAAAGAAGTACTCGGATAGTATACTAGCGCAAACAATTTCACATCTCTCTATATAACGACGAAAGGATcgtgcggacacgttttgcggacgctttttgctgacgcgacatacccatttaatgctttctcattaataaTTGGCGGTAAAACAGTAGCTACAATGACGAAACTTCGTCCTAACTGCACGAACACTAAAACCCCCGATCTCAGATTTCGCCCACGTTGATGTGTAATTGGAAACATCCAAAGCATCTCTCCGTGACCTTGAGATTGCTTGAGAAGAGCAACCAGGGAAGAGTGAGAACAGTCGACTGAAGACTTGATACAAGACTGCAAGAACAGTTGCGAACTGAGCCACTTTATAAACTGAGGGGAAGGATGACACTTGTCCAGTGTGGAGGTAAATGAAATGTGGCGAGGTATCGCGCTTAAATAGAAGCGCCAGTGCGTGGTACACAAGCGCATGTATACCCATACTGATTATTGCCCGCTTTTAATTAAAATGAATGTAAGTTAGAACAATGCGCAGTTTTAAGCCTGTAGTGGAACTGCAACAGAACCAAATCTCTCctggacgaaaaaaaaagtgcctgtgGCTGAACctgagccaggatatacagaCACAAAGCTATGTTAAACATTGTTAGGCACTGTTTAGCTTCTATCCATCTTTACTGTTTGaagacttcagcgagagcaaatcacgtgatgcatcacgtgccacaagtgccagagcgagcgtccagagcggcggtcggcgcatcggcggacgtgactgcccaGCACAAGAGctaatcacgtgacacatcacatgccacaactggcgaggaggaatgGTCGAGCAGCAACCAGCGCATCGGCGGACGTGACAGCCAAGCGCAAACGCAAGagtgaatcacgtgacacatcacatgccacaactggcgaggaggaatgGTCGAGCAGCAACCAGCGCATCGGCGGACGTGACAGCCAAGCGCAAACGCAAGAGTGAATCACGttacacatcacatgccacactGGCGAAGAGGAATGGTCGAGCAGCAACCAGCGCATCGGCGGACGTGACAGCCAAGCGCAAAGGCAAGAGTGAATCACGttacacatcacatgccacaactggcgaggaggaatgGTCGAGCAGCAACCAGCGCATCGGCGGACGTGACAGCCAAGCGCAAACGCAAGAGTGAATCACGttacacatcacatgccacactGGCGAAGAGGAATGGTCGAGCAGCAACCAGCGCATCgccggacgtgactgccaagcgcaagcgcaagagcgaatcacgtgacacatcacatgtcACCACTGGCAAGGAGGAATGGTCGAGCAGCAGCAATCAGCGCATCGACGGACGTGACAGCAAAGcgcaagcgcaagagcgaatcacgtgacacataaCATGCCACAACTAGCGAGGAGGAATGGTTGAGCAGCAACCAATGCGGCGGCGGACGTGAcagccaagcgcaagagcgaaacACGTGACACATCACCTGCGACAACTGGCGGGGAGGAATGGCCGAGCAGCAACCAGTGCATCGTCGGACGTGAcagccaagcgcaagagcgaatcacgtgacacatccaATGCCACAACTGGCGGGGAGGAATGGCCGAGCAGCAACCAGTGCATCGTCGGACGTGACagtcaagcgcaagagcgaatcacgtgacacatcacatgccacaactggcgaggaggaattGTCGAGCAGCAACCAGTGCATCGTCGGACGTGAcagccaagcgcaagagcgaatcacgtggcaCATCACTTGCCACAACTGGCGTGGAGGAATGGCCGAGCAGCAACCAGTGCATCGTCGAACGTGACagtcaagcgcaagagcgaatcacgtggcaCATCACTTGCCACAACTGGCGTGGAGGAATGGCCGAGCAGCAAACAGTGCATCGTCGAACGTGACagtcaagcgcaagagcgaatcacgtggcaCATCACTTGCCACAACTGGCGGGGAAGAATGGTCGAGCAGCAACCAGTGCATCGTCGGACGTGAcagccaagcgcaagagcgaatcacgtgacacatcacatgccacaactggcgggGAGGAATGGCCGAGCAGCAACCAGTGCATCGTCGGACGTGACAGTCAagagcaagagcgaatcacgtgacacatcacatgccacaactggcgggGAGGAATGGCCGAGCAGCAACCAGTGCATCGTCGGACGTGAcagccaagcgcaagagcgaatcacgtgacacatcacatgccacaactggcgggGAGGAATGGCCGAGCAGCAACCAGTGCATCGTCGGACGTGACagtcaagcgcaagagcgaatcacgtgacacatcacatgctacaactggcgaggaggaattGTCGAGCAGCAACCAGTGCATCGTCGGACGTGAcagccaagcgcaagagcgaatcacgtggcaCATCACTTGCCACAACTGGCGTGTAGGAATGGCCGAGCAGCAACCAGTGCATCGTCGAACGTGACagtcaagcgcaagagcgaatcacgtggcaCATCACTTGCCACAACTGGCGGGGAAGAATGGTCGAGCAGCAACCTGCGCatcggcggacgtgactgccaagcgcaagatcGAATCACGCGACACATctcatgccacaactggcgaggaggaatgGTCGGGCAGCAACCAGAGCATCATCGAACGTGACTGCCAAACGATCAGCTGTGGCGACGATGCAGAAGATCCGCGGCGCCTGCCAGGCGCGAATTTGCACATGTTGcacgcctcccgttagaggtcaaatctaagagccatacgaccttcaggctcagcacgagaggagtggagcttttcgctttaaGAGGAAATGCATTACAGCGTACGAGTCAGCAGACGCTGCTTCAACCCGGGAGCCGGAACGGATTCCAAACTTTGTCTACCTTTGAGCCTAAGCGGGCTGAAAATGCACTGAAAGCACATATCCCCCGGAGATCTTCTCAAGTTGAAAAGTTTAGTCGCTTTAGAATGGAATCACTCTCCAATTTGGAGCTCGCATTATCTTGCTTTTTGAAACCAATGCGTCTATAACGCACTTGCTTCATAAATCACAAATATGGGGATACGTTACCTACTGCGATCAAATTGCTGAATTTTAGAGCCCATGAAGCATAAAAACGTTGCTATAGAACTGGAATATTCGGGCATTGCAACACCAACCAAGCATTCTAGGCACGAGGGCACGGTACTTGCCCATGCGGCACCAGCAACGGTTTAGTCCGAGAAGGCCCGAACCTTGGGACAGGGACACTGACGTTATACCATGCAGAAGTCACGACGAGCCAAAAAGTGGGAATAACCCGGTTGGAGCTGCAGTTACATCCGATGCTTGGACACCAGTCACGCCTCTTAAGACGATGCATCGTACTCTAACTATACCATTTCCTATATATTAAGGCACttattttgtagttttttatAGCCGCTGTTTTGTAAGAGATTGAGGTAGATGGTGGCGGATATTAGCGCGCCTGTTGCAGTCTTTGGAAGAACAGTAGTTGAAGGCAGACAAACGTTGCCGTTCCCGATAGAATTTACTCGTTAAGCTAATACCACATGAGTGGTTAGCGCGTTAACAATGCACATTGCTCGTTTCGTCCTATCAGTAGTAGTTGTGCGGGATTCTTTTAGTGCTTATTCATTCTGAATGACGGTTTCAATAATAACAGGATTGCCCTTAAGTCTGCAATTGCGAAAGCCTGTcatttttctctttctccctGCATTTCATAGAAATTTTGTCACGTCATTATTTACTTTATTGCCGTAACTATTTGTTTCTCTttaattctttatttttatttctaacgCTAGTTTTTTTCCATGAAGCCAGTACGCGTACCATGACGTTATTGGGTGACGCCCAGGtgttatgtcgacgtccgtggttGTTGTGATGTCCAGGTGTTGTGTCGACGTTCGTGGCTATTTTGATGTTTGAGTGAAATTTGCACGTTTAATTAAATTACTAATTACAACTCGTCAAACATATTTTTCCCGCAGCAAGACCTGATCACGTGTTCTCTAAAACAatgaaacttttgcacatttatcatTAGAGAACGACGTTACCGCGAGGACAAGTTTTGCGGGCACGAAACGCGGGACGTAGCcttgtaatgctttcgcaataaaacggCTGAAACACTACGGTGGCCAAATGCGTGTGCCGCCCTGGAGGCAGCATCCCTCACCGGTGACAGCCGCTGCTCTCCCCTTCTTTATCCCCGGTGGACGGGCGGCCCAGGGAAGTCGCAGGCGTCGGCGCCTTCCCAGACACCCACGTGATGAACGCACTTCGGCGCTGCGGGGGCCGTGGCTGCACCTTTCGCAGCGGTTTCCTCCACCTTTCCTTCACGGTGGTCGCTCCTTCAGCACAAAGAAAGAACGCGTATCATACCCAACCAAGAATTCCGGAACAAAGCATTACTTTGAACGGGAATGTgtttacgaacgcaatttttcatatattgcaagatttcactattacAATATATCTGCAGTTCTCCCATGCACAGGCTTGGATTTTTGTTGCTATTAAGgtttttgctttcgtcaaaaGCCTTGCCCATAGTTTCTCTACGCCGTCCTAAATGCTAGATGCGTGCGATGgaaataaatattttgctacgcacAGGAGGAATGGACCAATACCTTCAATACTTCCATAACACTGCCTTAacattttccaatattcaaaatttttatcgaAGTATGTTAGACATGCGTCCTGAATGACGTACCAGAAAATGTCGCCCTGAAGTCGAGGAGTTCTTCGGATTGCTGGGTTTATTCACTTACGTCCGTGGGGCGTGGTTGTTACTTCATGAGCCTGACGGTAGACAGGCTGTTGCCTGCAGTCAGACGTATGAAATGGCGGTTAGTTCCCGAAAAGTGCAAGTCAATATTTCCGTTGCCATGGTAAAAGAAACTTGTTCTTGAGTTAGTGTTGTCTCGCattatatatctttttttttcaccacacaTGAGCAGTAATCCAACAAGCGACCGAATGAAAACGCACAAAGGAAAACAATCTTACTTCAACTAAGCATGGCATGAAATACATTTTtgataaaaaaactttgtttgtCGATTGGAGGTCTAAAGTTActcagggcacgaggaagacttCACGGCAGCATCTGTAGGCCATGCACAGTTCACTAAGCCTAATACCCGGCCTTGCGCTGTAAATCTGTTAGCCCTTACCGGGTGCCCGGTCTAAATAGAAAGCAAATTTTTGTAGTCCTTTCGTTACGACAGATTTGTCTGATAGTATTGAGAAGTTGCGTGTTGTTGAGACAGAACTGGCTCTGCCGTTACGACAGGAGGCTACAGAATACTACAGAAAGCATTGTCTGTACGACACGAATTTCTGACGTCAGGTCTCAAAATACTACAGGAAAGCTTATCACAACTGAAAATTTCCTGTTGTTTTTCGATAGGGCAGCCTTAATAGCAGCTGCCACAGCGTCCAATGTGCAAATTTACTGCTACGGTTCTTTTATGATGATCAGCTGTGCATATGTATGACGACGCGATGTGTCACACAACAGGTGACAACAGGTAGCAGGAGGTTTGCTTTCAAAGAGAGTTGCAGTCTGGCCACATACCGCTGTTTCCCCCGTCATAAAATAAGCAAAGCTTCTCTTTGTTTTCGGTAAGAATTTTTCTTGAGTTCAATTAAAATGCACCATTTTCGACAGCAATGTGCATTTTAAACGTGCGGCGTTCTAGAATGCCCCGGTGCGATTGTGTCCCGCTTATGCGTACCACAGCAatcaaaagtaaacaaaacacGGTATATTGAGGTAATTGCACTGCTGCGACATCTCGATAATGTGGCGTGCTTCCAAAACGCAACCTCTTTTCTGACGACCGCTGTCGCGAGTACAGCACACTTCTTAAACCCTGCAAGGTATTGTCACTGCTCTCATATCAGGggactatttttttctttcagctagATTTTGAATGTGGCGGACAGAAATTAATTTACAACGCAGTCTGTATATGCAGTGACATCAGAGCTCTTTGGCGCGACATGACTGTCAGTTGAGTCTGGACGACAGAGATATTCTGAATAAAATAATCGGATTGCACCACTGCCTTCACCCGCGGAATTAGTCATTTAAAATGTTCTGCCACTTTACTACAGAGCTTATTGAGGCGCTACGCACTATTTAAAGTAATAAAGATGCTTGCGAAGAAGTTGAAATTAATCAGAATTTAGGCTCTTCACATAACAAAAATCACATTATTCCCTTGACTTCGCCATCAAACATAATGGTAAAGTATCACCAAAATGTGCAAATTATTAGGCATTACTGTTCAAAAAACAGTCAACAAGAAGTCGGTGTAGACGGATGACTTGATACCTTTCTGAGTCACCAGCTGGGAAGTGCGGAGTCACCACCTCTTTCAAAGTCTTGTTGGTCCGTAGCGTATCACACATGGCCAAGATGCCGTTGAAGCCTAGACCGGAGGCCGAGAATTGCAGCTTTTCCAGTGTGGCGTTCTGCGACAGCGCCTCTGCCGAGCGCGCCATGCAGTAATCGCCAATACGCCCACTCAAGCCCAGGTAGAGCACGCAGCCGTTCTTTGAAATGGCAGAGCCCAAAGAATCTCCGCAGCTAGCGTCCACTCTGCAGAAGGGAATGCGCAGCTCCTTTAAGCTGGTGTTCACTTCAAGAGCAGTAAACAAGTCCTTGAGCGAACTGCAGAGTCCAGACATGTATAGTTGAAGTGTCGTCAAAGTTTCGTTCTCTCTGTGGGCGTCAGCTATGCCACAGACATTCCATGCCTCAACTGTGAGCGAGTGAATCTTGAACGCCTTGACACTCGGCAACGTCTGAACCAGCCGTGTCCCGGCATCCGTGCCGCAGCTGCTCTCGTTCTCCTGcgtccaaaaagaaaacgccacaGACTCACTCTTGGCGAGACACTGTAGGGTTTCACCCATTTCCTTTGAGAGCGTCGGGCTTGTAAATTACACAATCCTGAGAGAGTCGAAGTTACGATAAAGCACTTTGACCAGCCCCGATTCAAGTCTTTACAAAGTTTTGACAAATTGTTACATGCACGGGTGTTACATGCAGGAAGAGGAGGAGGCAGGGCATGACAGAAGTATCAAGCGCACTGGATTGTACGAACCTGCCTTATGTCGGCCTGACGACTTGGGAGTTCTGGCCAGGATTTCTCCCTCAGTGGCTTCCTCTCCGCAGTAGCAGGGCAAGTTGGCTGCGAAATTGAAGAGCATGCTTTGTTATTAAATCAGCCGGAAGGAATGATGATTACgggtgaaaaaataaaatacagacCATAGATGTGGCCGATTACACAGCTCTATGACAGATGCGTCATATAGTACCTGCTAAAAAAATTCCGGCGCCCAACGTGTAATGCCAGTAGGAAGCTGGTTCCAACCTAACAATGCAGAAGAAAGAAGACTTGTGTGTCTGCGTAAGGAGGTCATGAATGGAGGGAACTTGTTTGCGTGGCTTCCAACCCATACCATATTCGCTGTGGTCccaagaaaaaaatttcaaagaaaccgCGAATTCAACAGTGTTCGTTTATAAGAAATATAAGCTTATTGCACGTTTTTGGTAACGCGGATGACGATCGCTAGCCTATTTCCGCACGCGCTTGTCCGATCACTGATCtggaaaattcgtttttttttgtaaatcgCAATTTTAATGTGCGTGTTTTTCACCCGGTGTTAAATATTCGCGGGCGAGACCTTGGGGGTCCTGGCGTCTTTCGCGGAAGCCTTTAGCTTCAAAGAATTTACCTGTTGGGGATCATTTCATGGTCGGCTTGGAGCTCGAGCAGCCGTGCTTCGAGAATTCGAACGCGAAACACAATTTCTTACAGCCTAAATGTGCAACAGTGTCCCAGAGTGTCCTAGGGCTAGCATCCTTTAGTGTAGATACTTTATACAGCAGCGTCATTCCCGTATGTAGGCTCCAACTTGAGCGTGTGTAAAGCGGGATTTTATTCGTATGACACACATTATGTAACGCAATGACAATGCTCTGAAATCGCGAGAGGGGAACCTCCAACATACGTGATGGAATTCCAATGGAATGAGATTTTTCAGCGAGTGTGTGATGTTGTATGCGCCAATGAGCAGCCTCCGAGTTACGATGCCCAATTGGACCGCTGCATTTCTTAGAAAGAACTCAGGAGCACCCCAtcgttcattggaagagttcaaC includes these proteins:
- the LOC144100214 gene encoding uncharacterized protein LOC144100214, producing MSGLCSSLKDLFTALEVNTSLKELRIPFCRVDASCGDSLGSAISKNGCVLYLGLSGRIGDYCMARSAEALSQNATLEKLQFSASGLGFNGILAMCDTLRTNKTLKEVVTPHFPAGDSERQQPVYRQAHEVTTTPHGRK